The sequence TCACGTAGGCCTGAAGGTGTGGCTCCAGGTGGGCAATGCACTGAAGGACGGAGTCCGTCAGCTCGACGGAGGACAACTGCCGTTCCCTGATCGCGTCGGCGGCTGCGGTCAGGGACAGTTCATACGGCTGCATCGCGCTTCTCCTCTCCCGCGCGGTAGGCGGAGGCGGGCGGGGTGTCCCCGAAGTCCAGCTCCCGCAGGACCGCGACGACGGAGTGGATGTGATTGGCAACGGCCGCGACCGAGGCGTGGCGATCGGCAGGCAGCGGGAGCCCGGCGCGGGCAGCCCAGCGGGCCGCTTCTGACGTGGTGAGTTCTGCGGCGGACATGGACGTTCTCTCCTCGGGGCTGGAGCGGCGAAGCAAACCCATGACGTCAAAAGCTAAGAGTTTGCGTTAGTCGACTGTAGGGCCTACGGTGACTTAAAGCAAACCCGTTGCGTTTAGCGCCAAGGAGTTCCATGCCCACCGCCACACCACGAGCACCCGCGCAATGTCCCCGCCAAGTCGTCCACAGCCGCACGACCAACCGCGCGGCGCCCTTCGCCCTGAACGCCTCGGTCCTGGCCGCCCTCCTCGCGGCATCCAGCGCACCCACACCGCTCTACCCCCGCTACCAGGACGCCTGGGACCTGTCCGCGCTCACCATCACCGTGGTCTTCAGCGCCTACTCCCTGACCCTGCTGCTGGCCCTGCTCACCACCGGAGCGCTCTCCGACCACCTGGGTCGACGCCCCGTACTGGTGGGCGCCCTGCTGGTGGAGGCCGCCGCCATGGTGCTGCTGGCCTCGGCGGACGGCGCCGGTGCGCTGATCGCCGCCCGTGTCCTGCAGGGAGCGGCCACCGGCACGGCCACCAGCGCCGCGGGCGCGGCCCTCCTCGACCTGGAGAACCCCTGGCGCCCGGGCCGGTCCGCCCTGACGAACAGCATTGCTCCAGTGACGGGCATGGCCGCCGGCGTCCTGGCCTCCACCCTCCTCGTCCATTTCGCACCCGCCCCCACGGTGACTGTGTACGTCGTGCTGGCGGTCCTCTTCGCAGTCCAGGCGGCCGTGATCCCGTTCACCGCGGAGACGGCCCGCCCGCACGCCGGTGCCCTGCGGTCGCTGCGCCCCGCACTCGCCGTGCCACTGTCGGCACGCCGCGCCCTGCTGGCGGCCGGCGCCGGTGTCGTCGCCATCTGGGCCCTGGGCGGCTTCTACTCCTCTCTCGGGCCGGCGCTCGTGCGCCTCGTGGCTCCCGGCGCCCCGCAGGCGGTCGGCGGAATGGTCTTCTTCACGCTCACCGCCGCGGCGGCACTCACGGTGTGGACACTGAGGCGCACTGCGCCGCACGTCGCCGCCACCGGCGGAAGCCTGGCCGTCATCCTGGCCACGGCCTTGACGCTGAGCGGTCTGCACGGAGCAGGCCTGCCCGCCGTCTACGGCGGCGCCGCCCTGGCCGGAATCGCCTTCGGCGCCGTCTCCCAAGCGGCGCTGCGCATGACACTCGCCTCACTCCACGCGCAGGACCGTGCCGCGACCCTGGCCGCCTACTACATCCTCAGCTACCTCTCCATGAGCCTGCCCGCCATCGCCGCGGGCGCCGCCACCCAGCACTACGGGCTGCGCACGACCGCCCACGCCTACGCCATGGCCGCCGCCCTGCTCGCCGTCGCGGCTCTGGCAGCACTGGCCGCGTCGCGGCGCAGAGCAGCCCACAGCACACACAACGACCTTCCGTAACGAGACCAGGAAAGACGACTGATCATGAGCACTCCACCGGCCACCGACCCCACCGCCATCCCCTCCTGGACCGTGGGCGGCATCACTGTCCACCGCATCGACGAGGTTCTCCTGCCGCCCGCGACCGGAGCGTGGCTGCTGCCCGGCGCCACCCCGGGCCTCGTCGCCGAACAGGACTGGCTGCGCCCCCACTTCGCCGACGACGAGGGCGTCCTGCGCCTCGACAGTCACAGTTTCGCGTTCACCGTCGGCGGGCTGCGCGTCCTGGTGGACACCGGCATCGGCAACGGCAAGCAGCGCGCCAACCCCGCCTGGCACGACCTGGACACCGACTACCTTCAGCGTCTCACCGCCGCCGGATTCCCCCCGGACTCGGTCGACCTCGTGATCCTCACCCATCTGCACGCCGACCATGTCGGCTGGAACACGCAGCAGGTGAACGGTGAGTGGGTTCCCACCTTCCCCAAGGCCCGTTACCTGACCTCCCGCACCGAGCGGGAGTTCTGGGCCGGGTACGACATGGAGGAGGCACGCGCGCAGATGTTCCGGGACTCCGTGATCCCGGTGGAGGAGGCAGGGCTGCTCGATCTTCTCGACGTCCCCGCCCGGGGCGCCGACGTCGCCCCGGGCCTGCGCCTGCTCCCCACCCCCGGCCACACTCCCGGCCACATCGCCGTCGAGCTGACCAGCCACGGCCGGACGGCTCTGATCACCGGCGACTGCATCCACCACCCCGTCCAGCTCGCCCACCCCGCCATCGGTGCCTGCGTCGACATCGACCCGCAACAGTCCAAGACCTCGCGTCGCACACTGCTCGCCTCACTCGCCGACACGGACACTCTCGTCCTGGGCACCCATTTCGCACCGCCCACAGCCGGCCATGTCGTCACCCATCAGGGCGCCTACCGGCTCTCGCCCGTCCCCGCCGACTCGCACTGAGCCGACGACGGTCCGGACCGTGCCAGGACAGTGCTCCCGCGCGAGCTGAACTGCTCGCGCTGGGCTCTCTTGGGCCCAGCGGTGTTCTCATCCCCTGGTCTCGCTGTCGGCCTTCACGCCTGCTCCAGGTCCGCGCTTCTGGTCAGTGTCTCGTTGGCATCGATCTCGCCTCGCAACCGGTCCAGGCGAGCGCGGGCGCCGGCGAGCGCATCCGAGCCGAGGAGGAGCCGCAGCGGCGGCCTCTCGGTATCCACGACGGCGGCGATCGCTGCTGCGGCGCGGACGGGGTCGCCGGGTTGGCGGCCGGAGACCGCCAGGGTGGAGGACCGGCGCTTGCCCGCCGTCTCCTCGTAGTCCGGCAGCCGCGTCTTCGACTGCCGCATCGAGGTTCCGGCCCACTGGGTGCGCAGGCCGCCGGGCTCGGCGATGGTGACCGCGATGCCGAGGGGGGCGACTTCCGCGGCCAGCGACTCGGACAGCCCTTCAAGGGCGAACTTGGTGGCGTGGTAGTACCCGGTCGCGGCGAAAGCCGCGAGACCGCCGAACGAGGAGATGTTCACGATCCGCCCCGAACGACGGGCCCGCATGCCGGGCAGCACCGCCTTCAGGACCGTGACCACGCCGTGCACGTTGGTGTCGTACAGGTCCCGGACAGCGGCGTCTTCGCCTTCCTCGATGGCGGCGAGGTAGCCGTAGCCGGCGTTGTTGACCAGGACGCCGATGCGCCCGAACTCCTTCTCGCACGCCTCGACGGCCGCCGTCACCGACTCGGGGTCGGTGACGTCCAGCCGGAGGACGAGCGCGGTCGCCGTAGGGGGCGGCGAGTCCGGTCACGCTCGCCGCGTCGCGGGCGGTGACCGCGACCCGGTCGCCGCGCTTGAGGGCATGCTCGGCCAAGGCCCCGCCCAGCCGCTCGAACATCCGGTGATCAGCCACACCGGCGCCCCCTCGGTGGCGCCGGCGGCAGGGGTCGATGCATCGGGTATTGCAATGGCTCCGTTCGTCATGTCCTGATTGCAGCAGGGCTTCGGTGCGGGTGCCACGCCCCCTTGAGGGTGGCTCTCGGAGGGTCAGGTTCGGCGGTGTCGGCCGCGAGCGGCACGGCACGGGGTGGCATCCGGCGCCGGTAAAGTCCAGCTGGATGGCTCATGACGACAACCAGGACGACAACCGCCTCGGCTCCTTCCTGCGCAGCCGCCGAGAGCGGATCGACGCCTCCTCCGCCGGCGTTGTCAGCCACACACGGCGCCGGGTCAAGGGACTGCGCCGTGAGGATTTGGCGCTGCTCGCGGGCGTGAGTCCCTCCTACTGCACCCGCATTGAGCAGGGCCGCGACCGGCACCCCTCCCGCGAGATCCTCGAAGCACTGGCCCGCGTGCTGCGCCTGGACGACACCGAGCGGAGCTACCTCTGGTCCCTGGTGGCGCCGTACTCGCACCGGCGGCTGGCAGCGGCCCGGCCCCGGTCGACACCCTGCGGCCGGGAGTATCGGTGTTGCTGGAGCGGTGGGTCGACCTGCCCGCCATCGTCGTCGGTCCCCGTCGCGACGTACTGGCCGGCACCGCCCTCGCGGCCCGGGTCAACCCGGCCTGGAGCCCGGGGCACAACCTGATCGAGTTCACCTTCCTCGACCCGCGCGCCCGGGTCGTGTACCTCGACTGGGAGGACATCGCCATTCAGGCCGTCGCCGGTCTGCGCACCACCGCAGCGGGCCGGCCCGCAGAACTCGCTGGATTCGTGGCGAGCATGCGCGAACGCAGCGAGATGTTCCGCGCCATGTGGGACTCGCACGACGTGTACGACCGCGTCGCCGGCCAGAAACGGCTCGCGGTCGAAGACGTCGGTGTCCTCTCCCTCGATTTCGAGACGTTCGCCCTCGCCGGCCCGGAGGGGCACGTGCTGTACGTGTACTTCCCGCGCCCCGGCAGCAAGGACGACGCGGCACTGCGGCTCCTTGCGGCAGAGAGGCGTGCGGCGAAGGAAGACGAGAGTCGGCCGTAGCGCCCGGTCGCCGGGTGTCGGTCATGCCGGCGGCCGCGGTCCGCTCCCACCCGCACCGTTCGTTGATCTTGTCGTAGACCGATCCCGGCTCCGGCCCGCACCCACAACGGACGGCTGAGGCCGGTCCCCTGCCGACCCAGGTAGACGGCCTCCAGCCGCAGCCACGGCCCGGCTGGCGTACGCGCGAGACTTCCCACCAGACGACGGGCAGGGCGCCGTTGGCCTCGGCGTGTGCGGCCGACACCAGACGGCAGCGGATGATGGCACACCGGAGCGGGGCCGGCCTGGGCGTGGTGAGCCGGGCGCTGCCTGCTTCTTCCGTCGAGGACGCCAAGGTCCGGTGCGGATGGGGATACGGCGCGCACAGTGCGGCGCGTGGGCGGGGCAATGGTGGGGCCGGTGACGTTCGGTGCCGCCTGTGCGCGGCACGGCGGTGCGGGGCCGGAGGCGGGTCGTGCGCTGTGCGCCGCGGTGGGATCGGGTGTGCGCGGCATGCGAAGTGGCAACTGGACTCGGACGCCGACCAACCGGCAGTCGTCCGCGACGCTGAGGAGCAGCTGGCTCAGCCGCGCGGGGTACGGACCGGCCCAACCGCCGACATCGGCCCAGGCGCTTGTACGCAACCTCGGGCACGTGCGGGACCGTCAGACAGGCCTGGCAGCGGACCGTTGTGGTGACGGTGAACGCGGGGGTCCCTGGAAGGAGTGGCCCGCAGCTCCCAGTTGACGGTGCCGGCGTCCATCTCGTCCACGCGCGGCGGCGAGTTCGGCCAGCACCTCCGGCAGGCCGGGGTCGTCGATCACGGAGACGGGAGGGGGACGGCTGACCTGGCACTAGGACGAATCTAGGACGGCCGACGGACCCGCGTCCGTAGCGTCACCGTAGCGGTGCTCACCGAAGCCCAGTGGGCGGGCGATGTGTGCGGAGCGTGCCTTCGGATCGCCCCCCTGCGGTCTTGACGCCCTCACCAGGGCGTTTGCACCTGCACGACGAAGCTACCCCTATGCGGGCGTGACCAAGCCCGACCATCGAAGGGACTCAAGACGGTGACCATACGTAGAACGCTGGCAGCGGCGGCAGTCGCCACGGCCGCCCTCTCCACCCTGGCGCTCGGCGCCGGCAGCGCCGATGCGGCGACCTCCGGCACGTACTGCGGCGCGACCCAGCAGTTCGACGGGGACGTCTATGCGCAGGCTTGCCTCACCATCAGCGGCTACTCCGTCTTCCCCTCGCTGCACGTCACCAACCACGGCGGCCACACGATCACCGGCGTCGTCTGGGTGAACCACAACGGCAACTACGAGGACTACACCACCTGCTACGGCATGACCGCGAGCGATCCGGGGTCCTGGTGCAGCTCGGGGTGGGACGGGATCGGTGCGGGCGGCTATGCCCAGGCACAGGCGCAGCTGGTCATCGACGGCAGCTGGTCCGGCAAGATCTACTCGCCCTCCGAGTACATCGGCTAGCCAGGACTTGTCCGGCCGATCACGTGACTGTCTGTTGTTCGGCTCATTGATGCGTGCGTGAGGCGGGGCGGTTCGACGGATACGGAGTGGGCTCGGCCGCGGCTGTTCCTGCCGGTCAGCAACGGGCGTTGTGGCCGGTGGCGGCATCATCGGCGGGTGATCGACGGGATCCTGCCCCGGATGCGGACCGGGGTGCGATGGCGCGATCTGCCGGAGCGGTTCGGTCCGTGGAAGATGGCCATGCAATCAATCGCGGTGAGCCGGCAGGGGCCGACCGGCGAGTACGGGCTTGTGTGGGAAACGAGACTCCATACGGCCCACCCGAGGCAGCCCGATCGGGCCGCTCCGCGCGAAGCCGGCCCAAGCGGCGCACACAACGGGAACCAGCGGCCCCATCACGGGCCGCGACCACACTCAGGGGGAACACATGCTCAAGCCCGGTACGGCCCGACGCGCCATCGCCCGCACCGCCGCCACCGTCGCACTCGTCGGCGGTACCGCACTCACCGGGACCAGCACGGCGCACGCGGCAAGCAACCCCTTCGCCTGGTACATGGGTTACTCGTACACGTTCGCGTCGTGGTACGACCAAGGTTGCCTCGATGACTCGGACGCCTACGGTCTCCGCAGCTACCCATGCAACACTCCCAGCATCGAGAACGGCTACCAGAAGTGGAAGGTGATCAACTGGAGCAGCGGCTACGCCCAGCTCCAGAACCAAGCAACTGGTCGATGCCTGGACTGGTCCCCGGGTGCC comes from Streptomyces sp. FXJ1.172 and encodes:
- a CDS encoding MFS transporter; the protein is MPTATPRAPAQCPRQVVHSRTTNRAAPFALNASVLAALLAASSAPTPLYPRYQDAWDLSALTITVVFSAYSLTLLLALLTTGALSDHLGRRPVLVGALLVEAAAMVLLASADGAGALIAARVLQGAATGTATSAAGAALLDLENPWRPGRSALTNSIAPVTGMAAGVLASTLLVHFAPAPTVTVYVVLAVLFAVQAAVIPFTAETARPHAGALRSLRPALAVPLSARRALLAAGAGVVAIWALGGFYSSLGPALVRLVAPGAPQAVGGMVFFTLTAAAALTVWTLRRTAPHVAATGGSLAVILATALTLSGLHGAGLPAVYGGAALAGIAFGAVSQAALRMTLASLHAQDRAATLAAYYILSYLSMSLPAIAAGAATQHYGLRTTAHAYAMAAALLAVAALAALAASRRRAAHSTHNDLP
- a CDS encoding MBL fold metallo-hydrolase, coding for MSTPPATDPTAIPSWTVGGITVHRIDEVLLPPATGAWLLPGATPGLVAEQDWLRPHFADDEGVLRLDSHSFAFTVGGLRVLVDTGIGNGKQRANPAWHDLDTDYLQRLTAAGFPPDSVDLVILTHLHADHVGWNTQQVNGEWVPTFPKARYLTSRTEREFWAGYDMEEARAQMFRDSVIPVEEAGLLDLLDVPARGADVAPGLRLLPTPGHTPGHIAVELTSHGRTALITGDCIHHPVQLAHPAIGACVDIDPQQSKTSRRTLLASLADTDTLVLGTHFAPPTAGHVVTHQGAYRLSPVPADSH
- a CDS encoding helix-turn-helix domain-containing protein, with amino-acid sequence MAHDDNQDDNRLGSFLRSRRERIDASSAGVVSHTRRRVKGLRREDLALLAGVSPSYCTRIEQGRDRHPSREILEALARVLRLDDTERSYLWSLVAPYSHRRLAAARPRSTPCGREYRCCWSGGSTCPPSSSVPVATYWPAPPSRPGSTRPGARGTT
- a CDS encoding MmyB family transcriptional regulator; this encodes MLERWVDLPAIVVGPRRDVLAGTALAARVNPAWSPGHNLIEFTFLDPRARVVYLDWEDIAIQAVAGLRTTAAGRPAELAGFVASMRERSEMFRAMWDSHDVYDRVAGQKRLAVEDVGVLSLDFETFALAGPEGHVLYVYFPRPGSKDDAALRLLAAERRAAKEDESRP
- a CDS encoding RICIN domain-containing protein; amino-acid sequence: MLKPGTARRAIARTAATVALVGGTALTGTSTAHAASNPFAWYMGYSYTFASWYDQGCLDDSDAYGLRSYPCNTPSIENGYQKWKVINWSSGYAQLQNQATGRCLDWSPGAGLRTFPCYADSFTGGWQEWKWVNRTTADGRQEEVLQNGRWQDGEAWQCLDDSAYGVRGYPCNGPSQDNGYQGWNISNSTWA